The sequence TAATACCTTCTCCATTATTTAATTCTTTCCGGGCAGCAGATAACTCTTCCAATAACTCAATCTTATCCAACATTTTTTGATAATCTTCTACATCAATTAATACGGCAGAACTTTTGCCATACTGTGTAAGAATAAGTGGTCGGCGTTGAGATTTGACACGCTCTATATAAGATGCAGCATTAGCTCGAAAATCGGAGAGCGAGCGAATATCTTTATCAAATTGAATATGAGACATGGGTAAAATCTTTGATTATTGTTCTATTTAATGTACTAAATTCAGGACACATTATTGTATTAAATATCCCCAGCTAGGTGCCTAACGACCCAGCGTTTAACGGCGCTAGGATTATGAGATTGTTTTGTAATAGCGAAATTAATTCCTGCCGTTCAGGTTTCGGTCGTACCTGATTTGTTTTTTAAAATACCTTGTTAGGGATTTTCTTTAGTCTGAAATAAAGAAAATTTATTTGAAAGGAAGGTTATGATTCCTATTCCGCCATATACGCAAGTTAAAATTACTGCTATTTCGGTGAAATAGTTTGCCCAAGCGTTTTGGAAAGGATCTGACATATCAATGAAGAATTCATAAAACATTATCCCGATAAAAATTCCCAAAAAACTCTTGAAATATTCTTTCCGCTTCATGATTGATCCGATTTCTTATTAAAAAAAAGCAGCTATTTGAAGTATGCTTAACATGTTAATGTGCGACATACATGGGATATAACCTCGTCGCAAAAAGTCTCTGAAGGAAAGTGCATATTTCTTTTCAGAAAGGAAAATCAATTGTTTAGGGGGTGAAGGGAAGTCATCTTGCAACGATAGTTAGGGTTTGGTACAGGAAAGGATATAGAGGTTGATGGCAGTCATCCAGATTCCTGCCTGCGCAGGAATGACGGAGTTGTAGTGATATGGATTACACAAATTAGTCCAGGTGTCATCACGCAGTGAAAGCCGGGATCTTGGTGCAGGAAAGGATATAGAGGTTGAAGGCAGGCATCCAGATTCCTGCCTGCGCAGGAATGACGGGGTTGGAATGGTATAGATTACACAAATAAGTTCAGGTGTCATCCCGCAGCGAAGGCTGGGATCTGGATGTTAGAAAAGGCGTAGAAGTTAAAAGCAAGCATCCAGATTCCTGCAT comes from Balneola sp. and encodes:
- a CDS encoding prevent-host-death family protein, with the translated sequence MSHIQFDKDIRSLSDFRANAASYIERVKSQRRPLILTQYGKSSAVLIDVEDYQKMLDKIELLEELSAARKELNNGEGISHDEFISELRSQYSS